CGCCGACCGGATCGAGCGGGCGATCGAGCGGGGCATGCAGTCCGACGCCGCACGGGCGTTCTCCGCCGACGCACGGCGGGAGCTGCACTCGCAGCCCGAGGCCGGCGTCACGCCCGGCTTCTCGGACGACGCACGCCGGGAACTGCATTCGCAGCCCGTCACCGTCGACGACGACCTCTCGCCGCTGCACGACGGCACCGAATGAGCGCGCGATCCCTGCGCCCCCGGCGGGTGCGAGGCCGAACACGGCCCCGCACCCGCCTCGTCGTCCCCTCGCGGGCCGGCGACGCCCGCGTCTAGAGTGCCCTCGTGCACGACGACGCTCCCCGGCTCACCGACTCGGCGCTCACCGCCGCGGCCCTCGCCGCCGCCATCGACGCGGCCGGCGATCCCGACGACGCCGCCTTCCTGCAGCGCTTCTTCAAGACCGGTTCGGGTCAATACGGCGAGGGCGATATCTTCGTCGGCGTCCGAGTGCCGGCCACCCGGGCCGTCGTGAAGCGATACGAGCGGATGCCGCTCGCCGAGGCCGTCGCGCTCCTCGCGAGTCCGGTGCACGAGCATCGGCTCGCCGCACTGCTCGTCATGGTGCGGCAGGCGGAGGTCGCCCGCCGCCCCCGCACCGATGACGAGGTGGCGCGCCAGGCGCTCCATCACGCGTACCTCGACGCCGTCCGCGAGGGGCGGGTGAACAACTGGGACCTCGTCGACAGCACGGCCGAGGTGCTCGTGGGCGAGATGGTCAGGGACGGGATCGGCGACGCGTCCCTCCTCGACCGGCTCGCGGCATCCGCTTCGCTGTGGGAGCGCCGGGTCGCGGTGATCGCGACCTTCGCCGACATCAGGGCGGGCGATGCCGGACCGACCCTGCGACTCGCGGCGGGCATGCTCGACGACCGGGAGGACCTCATCCAGAAGGCGGTCGGCTGGATGCTGCGCGAGGTCGGCAAGCGCGTCGACCGCGACCTGCTCACCGGGTTCCTCGACGAACACGCCCCGCGGATGCCGCGCACGATGCTCTCGTACGCGACCGAGCACCTGACCCCTGCGGAACGAGCCGCGTACCGCGCGAGGCGATGACGGGGCGGGATGCGAGTGACGCCGCATGACGAGACGCCCGTTCTGGGTCGTTGACGCGGTCGGCTCGCTGCTGCCAGTATGCGGAAGGCCAATCGTCCACCAAGATCACGAGGAACGCTCACATGACTGACTCCGCACCCGCACCTGCACCCGCACCCGTTCCCCCTCAGCCGACGGCCGCTCCGGCCCAGGGTGAGAAGTGGAACATCCTGTCCATCATCGCCTTCATCATCGTCTTCTTCGGCTTCAGCCTGATCTCGATCATCCTGGGCTTCATCGGCCTCAACCAGATCAAGAAGACCGGCGAGCGGGGTCGTGGGCTCGCCATCTGGGCGATCGTCCTGGGCTTCGTGTCGATCGTGATCGGCATCATCTTCTGGATCGTCTTCGTCGCGGTGATCGCGGCGAACCCGAACGTCACGGTCAACTAGTCGTCGTACGAACGGGAGCCCCGGCCGCCGCATGGCGACCGGGGCTCGGTCGTGCGCGTGGGTCGTTGACACCCGTACGGCGTGCTGTCACGATGCAGTTCTGCGACGTCGACCCACCAGGGAGGGCCCCATGTCCGAATACGATCCCCGTTTTCAGCCCGCCCCGTCGTCTGACAAGTGGAACGTCCTCTCGATCGTCGCCTTCGTGATCTCCCTCCTGGGGTTCAACATCATCGCGGTCATCCTGGGCTTCATCGCCCTCAACCAGGTGGGCAAGTCGGGCGAGCGCGGCAAGGGCCTCGCCAACGCCGCGATCATCATCGGCCTGGTGTCGATCATCCTGGCCTTCATCTTCGGCATCTTCGCCTTCTCGGGAATGTTGGCGAGGGCCTAGCCCCACTCGGAACGGAGGCCCCGTCCTGCTCGACCGAGCGGGACGGGGCCTTCGTCGTGCGGATGCCGCGGGCTCAGCTCGCGGATGCCGCGGCGGCGACCGGCTCGCCCGCGACCGGCTCGACCGACGACGCGGTCGGTGCCGCTTCGGAGGCCACCACCCCGGGCGCGGCCTTCACGGCCCTGCCTGAGGGCAGCAGCAGTGCCACCACCGCCGTCGCGCCGAGCACCGCCGCCGCGACGAGCACCGCGGGCTGGGCGCCGACCGCGTAGTCGACCGGGTTGAGCTCGCCGCCCGCTCCGGTGAACACGGCGGTCGACACCGCGATGCCGAGTGCGACGCCGACCTCGCGGAGCATCGAGTTCGTTCCGCTCGCCTTGGCGTGGTCGTCGGGGGCCATCGTGGCGAGCACGGCGGTCGCCGACGGGGCGAACACCAGCGCCATCCCGATGCCGGCGATCATGAACGGCGGCACGTACGTGGCATACGTGACGTCGGCCTCCAGCAGGCCCGACAGCCAGAACAGCGCGCCGCCGAGGGCGAGCAGGCCGGTCACGATGAGCGTGCGCGTGCCGACGCGTGGGGCGATGAGCCCGGCGATCGGGGCCACGACCATGGGTGCGAGCGTCCAGGGCGAGGTCTGCAGCGCCGCCTCGAGCGGGGTCGCGCCCTGCACGACCTGCAGGAACTGGATCAGGATGAAGATCGAGCCGAAGGCCGCGAAGCTGAACCCGAAGCCGACGACGTTCGCCACGCTGAAGCTGCGATCGCGGAAGAGCCGCAGCGGCAGGAGCGGCGCCTTCGCCCGCCATTCCCAGAGCACGAATGCGACGAGCAGGATGCCGCCCGCGACGAGGCTGCCCATCACCTCGAGGCTGTCCCATCCGGCGGGATTGCCGCGCACGATACCGAAGACCAGGGCGAGCAGGCCGAGCCCCGAGAGCATCAGGCCCACGATGTCGGCGCGGAGCCGGGCGCCGAAGCTGTTCGGGAGCGCGAGCAGGGCCAGGGCGACGGACACGACGCCGACGGGCGCGTTGATCCAGAAGATCGCCTGCCAGGCCCAGCCCTCGAGGATGGCGCCGCCGATCAGGGGCCCGGTCGCGACGCCGAGGCCGGCGACGCCGCCCCAGATGCCGATGGCGAGCGGGCGCCGGGCCAGCGACACGGACCCGACGAGCAGCGTGAGCGAGAGCGGCATGATCGCCGCGGCGCCGAAGCCCTGCAGCGCGCGGGCCGCGATGAGCTGCCCGGGGTCGGCGGCCAGTGCCGCGAACGCCGAGCTCAGGGTGAACACGGCGATGCCGATGAGGAACAGCGTTCGGCGGCCGAACCGATCGCCCAAGGCCACGGCCATGAGGATCGTGCTCGCGAACGCGAGCGTGTAGGCGTTCATGAACCACTGCAGCTCTTCGACGGACGCCCCGAACTCGGCGTGCAGCACGGGCAGGGCGTTCGTCATGACCAGGTTGTCGAGCGTGGCCATGAACATGGGCAGTGCGGTGGCGATCAGCACGAGCCAGAGCGGGCTCGGCCGGCGGCCGGCGGCCCGGGCAGGCGATGCGGCGGCGACTTCGGTGACGGATGACACGGCGGCGCTCCTTGGTTGTTATCGAATGATTACTTGCACAGTAGTAATCGACTGATAACATGTCAAGCATGACGATCGAAGACGTCGCACCCGCTGCACGAATGAAGGCCGCTGACCGACGCGAGCTCATCCTCGCGGCTGCGACGGCGGTCTTCGGGGCCAAGACCTACGTCGGCACCACCACCGACGAGGTCGCCCGCGCGGCCGGCGTCAGCCAGCCCTATGTCGTGCGGCTCTTCGGCACGAAGGAGAAGCTCTTCATCGCCGTGATCGAGCGGGCGTACGCGCATCTCATCGACGTCTTCCGGGCGGCCATGCCGGGCGACCCCGAGGGGCGATTCGAACGTATGGGCACCGCCTACACCAGCCTCCTCGAAGAACGGGGCATGCTCCCCGTCATCGCCAACTCCACCGCGCTCGGCGGGGAGCCCGAGATCGGCCGGGTCGCGCGCGCGGGCTTCAGCGACATCTGGCGATTCCTCCGCGACGAGGCCGGCATGTCCGCCGAGGAGACGCGGCAGTTCATGGCCACCGGCATGCTCATCAACGCCATCGTGGGCCTGCGCCTCACGGGCGACTACGGCAACGAGGTCTCAGCGACCGAGGTGCTCGAAGCCTGCTTCCCCGACGCCGTCGGGAAGGTTCGCGCTCTGGTCCCCGGGGCCGGCGAGCCCTGGTGACCCGCGAGGCGTAGCGCGACGACCCGCTCCCGCGGAACGGCCGGCGCCGCGGCATCCGCCCGCCCCTGCGGCACCCTCCCGCCCTGCGGCATCCGCCCGCCCTGCGGCATCCGTCGAAACCTTGTGTGGCGAGACCGCTACGCCCAGCGGCGCACCGCCCAGCGCTCCACGAGCCCGAGGATCGAGTCGGTGAGCTTGCCGAGCAGGGCGAGCAGGATGATCGCGAGGATGATGCGGTCGATGCGCCCGGTGTTCCCCGAGTCGCTGAGCAGGAACCCCAGGCCCATCGACGACGCGATGAGCTCGGCCGCCACGAGGAACAGCCACGCCTGCGCGAGCGCGAGCCGGAGGCCGGCGAGCACCGACGGCACCACCGCGGGCAGCTGCACGGTGGTGAACAGCCGCACGCCGTGCAGGCCGAACGCGCGCCCCGCCTCGAGCAGCTGCCGGTCGACGTGCCTCAGCGCGGCGGCAACGATCGTGTACACGGGGAAGAACGCGCCGATCGCGATGAGGATGATCTTCGACTCCTCGCCGATCTTGAACCACAGGATCAGCAGCGGCACCCACGCGAGCGAGGGCACCGCGCGAATCGCGCCGAGCGTCGGGGCGAGCAGGATGTCGCCGAGCCGCGACAGGCCGACGATCGCGCCGAGTACCAGGCCGATGGCGGCGCCGAACGCGAAGCCGATGAGCACCCGCTGCGTCGAGATGGCCACGTAGAGACCGAGCAGCCCGCGCTGGGCGAGGTCGACCGCCGCGAGCCACACCATCTCGGGCGACGGCAGCTGCGACACCGGCACCGCACCGGTCGTCGAGACGAGCTGCCAGGTGAGCAGCAGCGCGATGGGGAGGATCGCCCCGCCGACGATGACGAACCATCGCCGGCGGGTGAGGGGCACGGATGCCGCGGCATGGCCGGTGCGGCCGCGACCGGGCGCCTCGCCGCCGCCGCGGCGGTCCCGCGCCGCGGGGGCCACCACCGACGACCCGTACCGCCCGACCACGACGGTCGTGCCGTCGGAGGTGCGGGCACTCGTGCCGGTGGGGTCGGCGATCGGCTCGGCCGCGGCATCCGTGTCGGTCATGGTCCCTCCCGGGTGGAGCAGGTCAGCTGGGGGCGGATCAGCTGAAGCGGCCGGCGTCGGCCTTCGTGACGAACTCGTCGTTGATGATGGTGTCGAGCGCGTCGTCGACCTGCTGCTGCGTGGGCACGTCGCCGAGCTCGACGAAGATCGGACCGATCTTCTCGAGCACCTTCACCTGCGCGTCACCGGGCACCGGGTCGACGTCGAGGTTCGACCGCTCGGTGATGACCTTGCTGGCGACGGCCGCGTCGAGGCCCGCGACACCGGCGAGGATCTCGGCGGTCTCGTCGGGGTTCTCGGCGGCCCAGGCGCGGGCCGTCTCGTAGGCGTCGACGACGGCCTGCGCCACCTCGGGCTTGTCGGCCAGGAACGACTCGGTGGCGTTGAGGAACCCGTAGCTGTTGAAGTCCACGTTGCGGTAGAAGAGGTTCGCGCCCTGCTCCTCGGCACCGGCCATGATCGGGTCGAGTCCGGCCCAGGCGTCGACCGAGCCGTTCTGCAGCGCAGCCCAGCCGTCGGCGTGCTGCAGGTTCTGCACGGTGATGTCGGATGCCTCGAGCCCCTCGGCCTCGAGCGACTGCAGGAGGAAGAAGTAGGGGTCGGTGCCCTTCGTGGCGGCGACCTGCTTGCCCTTGAGGTCCTCGACGGACGTGATCGGGGAGCCGTCGGGCGCGACGAGCGCCGACCACTCGGGCTGGGAGAAGATGTCGATCACCTGGATGGGCGAGCCGTTGGAGCGGGCGAGGAGCGCGGCCGAGCCGGCGGTCGAGCCCACGTCGATGGCGCCGGCGCGCAGGGCCTCGTTGGCCTTGTTCGAGCCCGCCGACTGCACCCAGTTGACCGTGAGGCCGGCGTCCTCGAGCCAGCCCTGGTCCTTGATGACGAGGCTCAAGGGGTTGTAGGTGGCGAAGTCGATGTTCAGCGTCTGGCCCTCGAGCGAGACGGCCTCGCCCGAGGCGGTCGACGTGGGCTCGGGCTCGGCGGCCTGGCCCTCGCCGGCGACGCAGCCCGAGAGGAGCAGGGCGGTGGCGGCGGCGCCCGCGACGAGCGCGGAACGGAGGAAGGGGATGCGGGACATGCGACTCCTTGACTGGTGCGGTGGATGCGACGGCGCGGTGCTGTGGTGTGCCGTCAGTAGGGGTAGTGCGGGATGGTCGTGGTGGTCTCGACGCCGCGGGCGGCGCCGTGCCGGTCGATGCCGAGGCCGTCGAGCAGGCGGCCGCGGAGCTCGGCGAGCTCGGCCGAGCCGCGGTCGCGCGGCCGGTGGCCCGGAACGACGATGGTCTGCCGGATGAGGGCGCCCGGCTCGTCGCCGTCGCGGCCGAGCAGGATGATCCGGTCGGCGAGCTGCAGCGCCTCGTCGACGTCGTGGGTGACGAGGAGCACGGTGGTGGGCTCGGCGGCGTGCACGTCGAGCAGCAGGTCCTGCATCTTCAGGCGCGTGAGCGCGTCGAGCGCGCCGAACGGCTCGTCGAGCAGGAGCACGGCCGGGTTGCGGGCGAGCGCCCGTGCGAGCGAGGTGCGCTGCGCCATGCCGCCCGAGACCTCGCGCGGGCGGTGGCCGGCGGAGTCCGCGAGTCCGACGAGCTCGAGCAGCCGGGTGACCTGGGAAGCGGCCGTCGCACGCGGCGTGCCACGGGGGAGGCCGAGGGCGACGTTCGCGGCGATGGTGCGCCACGGCAGGAGGCGCGGCTCCTGGAATCCGACCGCCGACCGCCGGTCGTAGGCGGCCACCGCGGTGCCATCGATCGTGGCCTCGCCCGCCGTCGGAGCGTCGAGGCCGCCGGCGATGCGCAGGAGCGTCGACTTGCCGCATCCGCTCGGACCGAGGATGGCGACGATCTCGCCCGCCGTGACCTCGAGGTCGACGTCCCGGAGCACGATGCGGGCGTCGGGGCCGCTCCCGAAGGTGCGACCCACGCCGCGGAACGCCACCGGGGCGGCGGCCGAGGCGTCGGCACGCGCGGCCGTGCGGGCCGTGGTGTCGCGGCCGGTCTCGGATGTCGCCGTCATGGCTGCTCCTCGCGGGCGAGCTCGGGGTGGATGCCCCGACGCTACCCACGCCCGTCGCGACTGTCAGCCGGGCGTGACCCGGGACGTAACAGTGGCCGTAGATAGCAAAGCGCAGGGGCAGATGTCAAGCCCTTTGTCTGGGGGTGCGGCCGGGCGTACGTTCGCCCTAAACCGGTTTAGGCGACGGTGTGACCGGTCCTCGAGGCGGAGGCCATGCAGCACATGACGGATGCGATGGACGCAGACGGCGTCGCGCCTGCCGCGGCCGCACCCAAGGCAGCTCGGCCGACGATCGCCGATGTCGCGGCGCGGGCCGGAGTGAGCAAGGGCCTCGTCTCCTTCGCGCTCAACGATCGCCCCGGCGTCAGCGCCGACACACGGGACCGCATCCTCGCGGTGGCCGAGGAGCTCGGCTTCCGCCCGAGCGTGCGGGCACGATCGCTCAGCGTC
This DNA window, taken from Agromyces sp. 3263, encodes the following:
- a CDS encoding DNA alkylation repair protein, producing MHDDAPRLTDSALTAAALAAAIDAAGDPDDAAFLQRFFKTGSGQYGEGDIFVGVRVPATRAVVKRYERMPLAEAVALLASPVHEHRLAALLVMVRQAEVARRPRTDDEVARQALHHAYLDAVREGRVNNWDLVDSTAEVLVGEMVRDGIGDASLLDRLAASASLWERRVAVIATFADIRAGDAGPTLRLAAGMLDDREDLIQKAVGWMLREVGKRVDRDLLTGFLDEHAPRMPRTMLSYATEHLTPAERAAYRARR
- a CDS encoding DUF4190 domain-containing protein is translated as MTDSAPAPAPAPVPPQPTAAPAQGEKWNILSIIAFIIVFFGFSLISIILGFIGLNQIKKTGERGRGLAIWAIVLGFVSIVIGIIFWIVFVAVIAANPNVTVN
- a CDS encoding DUF4190 domain-containing protein: MSEYDPRFQPAPSSDKWNVLSIVAFVISLLGFNIIAVILGFIALNQVGKSGERGKGLANAAIIIGLVSIILAFIFGIFAFSGMLARA
- a CDS encoding DHA2 family efflux MFS transporter permease subunit; the encoded protein is MSSVTEVAAASPARAAGRRPSPLWLVLIATALPMFMATLDNLVMTNALPVLHAEFGASVEELQWFMNAYTLAFASTILMAVALGDRFGRRTLFLIGIAVFTLSSAFAALAADPGQLIAARALQGFGAAAIMPLSLTLLVGSVSLARRPLAIGIWGGVAGLGVATGPLIGGAILEGWAWQAIFWINAPVGVVSVALALLALPNSFGARLRADIVGLMLSGLGLLALVFGIVRGNPAGWDSLEVMGSLVAGGILLVAFVLWEWRAKAPLLPLRLFRDRSFSVANVVGFGFSFAAFGSIFILIQFLQVVQGATPLEAALQTSPWTLAPMVVAPIAGLIAPRVGTRTLIVTGLLALGGALFWLSGLLEADVTYATYVPPFMIAGIGMALVFAPSATAVLATMAPDDHAKASGTNSMLREVGVALGIAVSTAVFTGAGGELNPVDYAVGAQPAVLVAAAVLGATAVVALLLPSGRAVKAAPGVVASEAAPTASSVEPVAGEPVAAAASAS
- a CDS encoding TetR/AcrR family transcriptional regulator; amino-acid sequence: MTIEDVAPAARMKAADRRELILAAATAVFGAKTYVGTTTDEVARAAGVSQPYVVRLFGTKEKLFIAVIERAYAHLIDVFRAAMPGDPEGRFERMGTAYTSLLEERGMLPVIANSTALGGEPEIGRVARAGFSDIWRFLRDEAGMSAEETRQFMATGMLINAIVGLRLTGDYGNEVSATEVLEACFPDAVGKVRALVPGAGEPW
- a CDS encoding ABC transporter permease, giving the protein MTDTDAAAEPIADPTGTSARTSDGTTVVVGRYGSSVVAPAARDRRGGGEAPGRGRTGHAAASVPLTRRRWFVIVGGAILPIALLLTWQLVSTTGAVPVSQLPSPEMVWLAAVDLAQRGLLGLYVAISTQRVLIGFAFGAAIGLVLGAIVGLSRLGDILLAPTLGAIRAVPSLAWVPLLILWFKIGEESKIILIAIGAFFPVYTIVAAALRHVDRQLLEAGRAFGLHGVRLFTTVQLPAVVPSVLAGLRLALAQAWLFLVAAELIASSMGLGFLLSDSGNTGRIDRIILAIILLALLGKLTDSILGLVERWAVRRWA
- a CDS encoding aliphatic sulfonate ABC transporter substrate-binding protein, translated to MSRIPFLRSALVAGAAATALLLSGCVAGEGQAAEPEPTSTASGEAVSLEGQTLNIDFATYNPLSLVIKDQGWLEDAGLTVNWVQSAGSNKANEALRAGAIDVGSTAGSAALLARSNGSPIQVIDIFSQPEWSALVAPDGSPITSVEDLKGKQVAATKGTDPYFFLLQSLEAEGLEASDITVQNLQHADGWAALQNGSVDAWAGLDPIMAGAEEQGANLFYRNVDFNSYGFLNATESFLADKPEVAQAVVDAYETARAWAAENPDETAEILAGVAGLDAAVASKVITERSNLDVDPVPGDAQVKVLEKIGPIFVELGDVPTQQQVDDALDTIINDEFVTKADAGRFS
- a CDS encoding ABC transporter ATP-binding protein, giving the protein MTATSETGRDTTARTAARADASAAAPVAFRGVGRTFGSGPDARIVLRDVDLEVTAGEIVAILGPSGCGKSTLLRIAGGLDAPTAGEATIDGTAVAAYDRRSAVGFQEPRLLPWRTIAANVALGLPRGTPRATAASQVTRLLELVGLADSAGHRPREVSGGMAQRTSLARALARNPAVLLLDEPFGALDALTRLKMQDLLLDVHAAEPTTVLLVTHDVDEALQLADRIILLGRDGDEPGALIRQTIVVPGHRPRDRGSAELAELRGRLLDGLGIDRHGAARGVETTTTIPHYPY